Part of the Arcobacter sp. F2176 genome is shown below.
CCTCTTTATTTTAAGGAAATCAATGTCACAAGAAAAAGAAAAATTTTTAATATTTGGTAACCCTGTTGAACACTCAAAATCTCCTCAAATGCACAATAGTGCTTTTGACCATCTAAACATTAACTCTTATTATGATAAATATTTATTAACAGATGGTAAAAAGATAAAAGATACATTCAACCACGAAAATGCGAAAGGAGCTAACATAACAGTTCCCTTCAAAGAAGAAGCATTTAGACAAGCAGACGAAGTTGTTGGAATAGCAAATGAAATTGAAGCTGTAAATACTTATGTAAAAAAAGACAATAAAGTATTTGCTTACAATACAGATGCTCCTGGATTTATGAAAGCCATAAAAGATTTTGGTAAAATCAATTCTGTTCTTATTTTAGGTGCAGGTGGCACGGCAAAAGCCATTGCCATGGCTTTAAAAGAAGAAAATATAGAAGTTAGAATTCTAAATAGAAGTGCAGAAAAACTTGCATTTTTTAAAACACAAGGTTTTAAAACATATACTTGGGGTAACTTTCAAATGAATCATTATGATTTAATTGTAAACTCAACAAGTGCTGGATTAAAAGATGAAGATTATCCAATCAAAAAAACTACCTTAGAAAGTATATTTTTAAATGCAAAATTTGCTTTTGACTGTATTTATGGAAAAGAAACTCCATTTTTAAAACTTGCACAAGTAGAAGGATTAAAAGTAAAAGATGGTGAAGATATGCTTCTTTATCAAGGTGTTTTAGCCCTTGAACTTTTTACTGATACTACTTTAGATAATCAAACTATAGAAATTATGAGAAAAGCACTTAAAGAAGAAAATTAGTTTTCTTCTTTATCTTTTCCCTTTTATAGTATCTAAATAACTATATACAGTTACTTTTGAAACACCCATAAAGTTTGCAACTTTATCTATAGAGCCTTTTACTAAAAAAATACCTTTCTCATCCATAAATCTAATAATTTCTAAGCTTTTTTTTCTTGTTAGTTTTTCATTATTTTTAACTGTGTTTTTAAATATTTGTTCTATGATATTATCAAGTGTACTCATAATATCTTGATCAAGTATATATTCTTCTTGTTTTTTCATATTTTCAGTTGAAGATGTATTTCCCAAAAATCCTTGTAACTCTTCTTGTAAAAGATGAGATAAAGTCAAATCATAATTAAGACATAACATACCTATTACTGCATCTTTTTCATCGCGAATCAAGGCTGATGAAGATTTGATCTTTTTCCCATCTTCTGTTTCAAAAAAATAATTAACTACATAATCATCTTTAAAATCTTTATTAAGCAAAACCATTTTTATAAGATGGTCAAAACTTTGACCAACTTTTCTACCTGTAACATCTCCATTTGCTGCATAAACTACAGAATTTTGAGGTTGTGTTAAATCATGTAACACAACTTCACAACTTTTTCCAAAAGTTTTTACAATTAAGTTTGCGATTGGTATATAAGCTTTAAGAATTAAATTCATAAAAGTCTCCTTCTCAAAATGTAATATATCAAAA
Proteins encoded:
- a CDS encoding shikimate dehydrogenase, with translation MSQEKEKFLIFGNPVEHSKSPQMHNSAFDHLNINSYYDKYLLTDGKKIKDTFNHENAKGANITVPFKEEAFRQADEVVGIANEIEAVNTYVKKDNKVFAYNTDAPGFMKAIKDFGKINSVLILGAGGTAKAIAMALKEENIEVRILNRSAEKLAFFKTQGFKTYTWGNFQMNHYDLIVNSTSAGLKDEDYPIKKTTLESIFLNAKFAFDCIYGKETPFLKLAQVEGLKVKDGEDMLLYQGVLALELFTDTTLDNQTIEIMRKALKEEN
- a CDS encoding transcriptional regulator; translated protein: MNLILKAYIPIANLIVKTFGKSCEVVLHDLTQPQNSVVYAANGDVTGRKVGQSFDHLIKMVLLNKDFKDDYVVNYFFETEDGKKIKSSSALIRDEKDAVIGMLCLNYDLTLSHLLQEELQGFLGNTSSTENMKKQEEYILDQDIMSTLDNIIEQIFKNTVKNNEKLTRKKSLEIIRFMDEKGIFLVKGSIDKVANFMGVSKVTVYSYLDTIKGKR